A single genomic interval of Bacteroidota bacterium harbors:
- a CDS encoding ribonucleotide-diphosphate reductase subunit beta, producing MKKEILLEENKDRFVLFPIKYPKIWEMYKKAEQSFWTAEEIDLHADQKDWDRLNDGERHFIKHVLAFFAASDGIVNENLAVNFMKEVQLPEARCFYGFQIMMENIHSEMYSLLIDTYIKDNVEKNRLLQAIDTIPCVTKKAEWALRWIGNGSFAERLIAFAAVEGIFFSGSFCSIFWLKKRGLMPGLSTSNEFISRDEGMHCDFACLLYDMLENKLSKEHVTSIITDAVALEHEFVTDALPVSLIGMNAKMMCQYIEFVADRLLVSLGCSKVYNSTNPFDFMEMISLQGKTNFFEKRVSEYKKASVGTQKEENVFKLDEDF from the coding sequence ATGAAGAAAGAAATCCTTTTAGAAGAGAACAAAGACAGGTTCGTCCTGTTTCCTATCAAATACCCAAAGATTTGGGAGATGTACAAAAAAGCGGAACAAAGCTTTTGGACAGCGGAAGAGATCGATCTTCATGCTGATCAGAAAGACTGGGACCGTTTGAATGACGGAGAGCGTCATTTTATCAAACACGTGCTTGCTTTCTTTGCTGCCAGCGATGGCATCGTGAATGAAAACCTGGCGGTTAACTTCATGAAAGAAGTACAGCTTCCGGAAGCCCGTTGTTTCTATGGTTTTCAGATCATGATGGAAAACATCCACAGTGAGATGTATTCATTGCTGATCGATACCTATATCAAAGACAACGTTGAAAAGAACCGTCTCCTGCAGGCGATTGATACTATTCCTTGCGTAACCAAGAAAGCCGAATGGGCTTTGCGTTGGATCGGCAACGGTTCCTTCGCGGAACGTCTTATCGCTTTCGCGGCGGTGGAAGGTATTTTCTTCTCCGGTTCTTTCTGCTCGATCTTCTGGTTGAAGAAACGCGGACTGATGCCAGGACTAAGCACCAGCAATGAATTTATTTCACGTGATGAAGGCATGCATTGCGATTTCGCCTGCCTGCTTTACGATATGCTCGAAAATAAACTGAGCAAAGAACACGTTACAAGTATCATTACCGACGCAGTAGCTCTGGAACATGAATTCGTGACAGACGCATTACCGGTTTCTTTGATCGGGATGAACGCGAAGATGATGTGTCAGTACATTGAGTTTGTCGCTGATCGTTTGCTCGTTTCTCTCGGTTGCAGCAAAGTATACAACAGCACAAATCCTTTCGACTTCATGGAAATGATTTCGCTGCAAGGCAAAACCAATTTCTTTGAAAAACGCGTGAGCGAGTATAAGAAGGCTTCTGTAGGTACGCAGAAAGAAGAAAATGTATTCAAATTAGACGAAGACTTTTAG
- a CDS encoding Rieske (2Fe-2S) protein: MQYDRRDFLKTSCQACLAVMATGIVASEFACKPSKGIYSAKIRKGVMSVPMKAFNDQQTMLVQTYNFKEPLILIRKKEGEVKALLMRCTHKGVGLEKIGDQLVCPAHGSIFDFDGKVIQSPAGEALTSFPAVTDGRTVLVKIDQ; encoded by the coding sequence ATGCAATACGACCGTCGTGACTTTCTAAAAACATCATGTCAGGCTTGTCTTGCAGTAATGGCAACAGGAATTGTAGCATCTGAATTTGCCTGCAAACCATCAAAAGGAATTTACTCCGCGAAAATTCGTAAAGGTGTAATGTCTGTTCCAATGAAAGCGTTTAATGATCAGCAAACTATGCTGGTGCAAACCTATAATTTCAAAGAGCCTTTAATCCTGATTCGTAAAAAAGAAGGTGAAGTAAAAGCGTTATTGATGCGTTGTACGCACAAAGGAGTCGGGCTTGAAAAAATCGGAGATCAACTGGTCTGCCCGGCTCATGGAAGTATTTTTGATTTCGATGGAAAGGTGATTCAGAGTCCGGCAGGGGAGGCGCTGACTTCTTTCCCGGCGGTGACGGATGGACGAACGGTCCTTGTGAAAATTGATCAATAG
- a CDS encoding SprB repeat-containing protein, whose amino-acid sequence MKNNSYLTISFFTSFLFIFISNFSFGTDLDVVLTVAKFPSGTDISCHGAHDGSMEAVIVGGTAPYSYQWTSGSYTAFTKTISNLGPGEYFFTVIDGNNDTVTKSGKIYNVDALTTNPELSVYQGGYNISYQGGDDGSIHTNTSGGTPPYSFLWNNNLQEENIEQLTAGTYSVTITDDNQCVLTMSVTLTQPTPLHVVSITSPLYHGYNIKCNGGETGSINLTVNGGVPPYTYYWNSGDTTKDLDTLKVGTFTVQITDANNAHISRSITLTQPPSLEYDLAATVYSNGKNTSCFNCSDGYITSNANGGVSPYTYVWNTGQTTANLSGVIARNYSLVVTDVNGCSKTKEISLSQPDREDWTVQGNSLTNADSNYIGTNDNKDFRIRTNNTERIRIHNSGTIEFKSALKIDTISTDSLRSVFVDGQGFLKIGSHGTNQQPCITPTNRWVTDHCNHSNDIYNLPPSGNVGIGTSQIPAGFKLAVNGKIICEEVKVKLYSTWPDFVFKPDYKLMPLHELKKFINQNKHLPEIPSAAEVEESGNNLGAMVTILLQKVEEQTLYTIQQNERIEKLEAENAKLNNRLNALSVKVKK is encoded by the coding sequence ATGAAAAATAACTCCTACCTCACTATTTCATTTTTCACATCTTTTCTTTTCATTTTCATCTCTAATTTCTCTTTCGGAACTGATCTGGATGTGGTCCTCACAGTTGCTAAATTTCCCAGTGGAACCGACATCTCATGTCACGGAGCCCATGACGGATCAATGGAAGCTGTAATCGTGGGAGGAACTGCTCCTTATTCCTATCAGTGGACAAGTGGATCGTATACCGCATTCACAAAGACAATTTCAAATCTCGGTCCCGGAGAATATTTCTTTACTGTGATTGATGGGAATAATGATACTGTTACTAAAAGCGGCAAAATTTACAATGTTGATGCATTAACCACAAATCCTGAACTATCAGTTTATCAGGGTGGATACAATATTTCTTATCAGGGAGGAGATGATGGATCAATTCATACAAATACTTCCGGAGGTACACCGCCATATTCATTTCTTTGGAACAACAATCTTCAGGAGGAAAATATAGAGCAACTAACTGCGGGAACATATTCTGTTACTATTACTGACGATAATCAATGTGTGCTTACCATGTCAGTTACCCTTACACAGCCTACTCCTTTACATGTAGTAAGTATAACCAGTCCTTTGTACCATGGTTATAATATTAAATGCAATGGCGGGGAGACTGGAAGCATCAATTTAACGGTAAATGGAGGAGTTCCGCCGTATACGTATTACTGGAACTCAGGTGATACAACAAAGGATCTGGATACATTGAAGGTAGGAACTTTTACCGTTCAGATAACAGATGCCAATAACGCTCACATTAGCCGTTCAATTACTTTGACCCAACCACCTTCTCTCGAATATGATTTGGCGGCTACGGTTTACAGCAATGGAAAAAACACAAGTTGTTTCAATTGCTCGGATGGATATATTACCAGCAATGCCAATGGCGGGGTGAGCCCATATACTTATGTGTGGAATACCGGACAAACAACTGCCAACCTTTCCGGTGTCATAGCACGAAATTATTCTCTTGTTGTTACGGATGTCAATGGTTGTTCAAAAACAAAGGAAATTAGTCTGTCACAACCTGACAGAGAAGACTGGACGGTCCAGGGAAATAGTTTGACAAATGCCGACTCTAACTATATCGGGACAAATGACAATAAGGATTTTAGAATCCGTACCAACAATACAGAGCGTATCCGGATTCACAATTCCGGTACAATTGAATTTAAAAGTGCGCTGAAAATAGACACAATTTCAACGGATAGCCTGAGATCGGTGTTTGTGGATGGACAGGGATTTTTAAAGATTGGCTCTCACGGAACTAACCAACAACCCTGTATTACCCCCACCAACAGATGGGTTACTGATCATTGCAATCACTCCAACGACATTTACAACCTTCCTCCTTCCGGAAATGTCGGAATTGGAACATCACAAATTCCTGCCGGATTCAAACTTGCGGTGAACGGAAAAATCATCTGCGAAGAAGTAAAAGTAAAACTCTATTCAACCTGGCCCGACTTTGTTTTTAAACCCGACTACAAGCTGATGCCTTTGCATGAACTGAAGAAATTTATAAACCAAAACAAACATTTACCGGAAATTCCTTCCGCAGCTGAAGTTGAGGAATCCGGTAACAATCTGGGTGCGATGGTAACAATACTGCTTCAGAAAGTAGAAGAACAGACCCTTTACACAATTCAGCAAAACGAAAGAATTGAAAAACTGGAAGCAGAAAACGCTAAACTGAACAATCGGTTAAATGCTCTTTCAGTTAAAGTGAAAAAGTAA
- a CDS encoding right-handed parallel beta-helix repeat-containing protein, whose translation MKRSLCFLAVIYYLGFCLCLNQAIAQMPGAPVIDTPLTTSKTYFYNGEIIVPYSNGHVSVSNNAAVNIFSTTEVSLLPGFTASVDSGCTEFVAGIQPCPEIVLGKIVNNVTCNMGHDGEISVFPTGGISPYNFNWGINHYGTSIITSLEEGTYPLLVTDGSGCSVRDTFRIFEPTALEVTVHVTESDCHYSNGTAKLIPTGGNGMYTYLWQRNNEVVDSLSDLRSGVYTVFVKDSLGCSKVVTVSISDSDGPAATYSVTKNIRCNGQANGQVQILTPDLDYDPVPYWPCGGIPDRLGAGNYPVMVQDSNDCATIVDVEITEPLPIELEEIYTLPSCDSGNGSILVNASGGSGRIIYSWLTGDNDSLLNDVASGQYTVMVMDTDSCTLSKTFFLNNLDGPEISATITNATCSGEKDGSVLLSTTDSRAPITYSWTDDVGLNSTANNLGMGHYSVIVTNSDNCKLFYEFEITEPDPILIFARKTPVDSSNKGSLKAIVEGGIPPYNFYWSNGMLGEEIKDIDAGNYNLRVTDAIGCSATQDIDLELFNPMPSTCSDNTPFDYSNIQQTCSCTTIVQGTDYLDLHAHFGAIANDRISDEQSFEWANDYIQTHYGGTSNPVTLFIPRGTYLVGRQNPTIGRFLKGHNVLCFEGCSNLSIEGEMNPDGSPATIIQFDDCMKYGAFDPTPGSTYGYRYIHSSYCCLYGVDPNCVVVPDPTHPGTNLQDCSHNPDPDCGCYTAFGNVNDYNHMASIGICVTFTNCRSSTIKNLEINGNVDNYAVGGYFAADMAGINAESTGILIDGGSNNVVENCNVHHFGQDGIAIIQRATNNTSLNLSVRDSKFEWNCRNGASWDGGRGLTMINCDFNYNGFGPWGGTAPRSGMDAEYESANSIGSILGYGQFSNCRFIENRADGFVADKGGTSDEPFEHDLEFYNCTFVSGAFVDGNGNYISGQSVRPDSRSMLFKCCDFYGWINEIYNDRSVKAYNNKGPGTKFFQCTFNESYTEPNGITYSHSKNGGICGGYEPMNPLIDILERKRILWDGCTFNSNHFSKWIRTEFLVDATNTSSIARRYNRFNIIRNCQFYKYGPEVYGGNSDYNWLGLLDGANVINMQTFLPSRLTSCNCNQSYLVNCYYLLIRDYCYDQTRLNIIGYPAFPYTIPMLYQRVGGGSLCPPTPLSCANSGVLPLETAPLGDGNDLTLFPCYDQFPGINSPIIWNIYGPCDPPNCTITTAQSNCPQPPIPLRTYIASSSKNNDFKITPNPVTSMMTIQNVQAGDIISIYDLYSNCLMRYAATSEQNIIDLSKLPTGIYFIQLNFETVQKFAKL comes from the coding sequence ATGAAAAGATCTCTTTGTTTTCTGGCAGTAATTTATTACCTTGGATTTTGTTTGTGCCTAAATCAGGCAATTGCTCAAATGCCAGGAGCTCCGGTAATTGACACTCCTTTAACGACGTCAAAAACTTATTTTTACAATGGGGAAATTATAGTTCCGTATTCAAATGGTCATGTAAGTGTATCAAATAATGCAGCGGTGAATATATTTTCGACAACGGAAGTTTCCCTACTTCCGGGATTTACAGCATCGGTTGATTCCGGGTGCACTGAATTTGTTGCAGGGATTCAACCATGTCCTGAAATAGTTTTAGGTAAAATAGTAAATAATGTTACCTGCAATATGGGACATGATGGGGAAATTTCTGTATTTCCTACGGGTGGAATTTCACCTTACAATTTTAATTGGGGAATAAATCATTATGGGACTTCAATAATTACTTCTTTAGAAGAAGGAACATATCCCCTATTGGTGACAGATGGTTCGGGTTGTTCAGTTCGTGATACTTTTAGGATATTTGAACCTACTGCTTTGGAAGTAACTGTTCACGTCACAGAATCAGACTGTCATTATTCAAACGGAACCGCGAAATTGATTCCAACCGGTGGAAATGGAATGTATACCTATTTATGGCAAAGAAACAATGAAGTTGTGGACTCACTTTCAGATCTTAGATCTGGTGTATATACTGTATTCGTAAAAGATTCACTTGGCTGCTCAAAAGTTGTTACAGTTTCAATATCAGATTCTGATGGACCTGCGGCAACCTATTCTGTTACAAAAAATATTAGGTGCAATGGACAGGCAAATGGACAAGTTCAAATTCTAACTCCTGACTTAGATTATGATCCTGTTCCTTACTGGCCCTGCGGAGGAATTCCTGACAGGTTGGGTGCAGGTAATTATCCCGTCATGGTTCAGGATTCAAATGATTGTGCCACCATCGTTGACGTCGAAATCACAGAACCGCTACCAATTGAGTTGGAAGAGATTTACACATTACCTTCTTGTGACTCAGGTAATGGGTCTATACTTGTTAATGCCTCTGGAGGTAGTGGTCGAATCATTTATTCGTGGTTAACCGGGGATAATGATTCTTTGTTAAATGATGTTGCTTCCGGACAGTATACTGTTATGGTGATGGATACTGACAGTTGCACACTTTCCAAAACATTCTTTTTAAATAATTTGGATGGTCCTGAAATTTCTGCCACAATTACGAATGCAACTTGCTCTGGTGAAAAAGATGGTTCAGTTTTATTAAGTACCACAGATTCAAGAGCTCCAATAACATATTCATGGACTGATGATGTTGGTCTGAATTCAACGGCAAATAATTTAGGAATGGGTCATTATTCGGTGATTGTGACTAATTCAGATAATTGTAAATTATTCTATGAATTTGAAATTACAGAACCTGATCCAATATTAATTTTTGCACGCAAAACACCGGTCGATTCTTCAAACAAAGGATCACTTAAAGCAATAGTAGAAGGTGGAATACCACCCTATAATTTCTATTGGTCTAATGGAATGCTTGGAGAAGAGATTAAGGATATAGATGCAGGTAATTATAACTTACGAGTGACGGATGCCATTGGTTGTTCAGCAACTCAGGATATAGACCTTGAACTGTTTAACCCAATGCCGTCAACTTGTAGTGATAATACACCTTTTGATTATTCAAATATCCAACAGACATGTTCGTGTACAACAATTGTTCAAGGAACAGACTATCTCGACTTACATGCTCACTTTGGTGCAATTGCCAATGATAGAATTTCAGACGAACAATCATTTGAATGGGCAAATGACTACATTCAAACTCATTATGGCGGCACTTCAAACCCTGTTACATTATTTATTCCAAGAGGAACTTATTTAGTAGGAAGACAAAATCCTACAATTGGGAGATTTTTAAAGGGTCACAATGTTTTATGTTTTGAAGGATGTTCCAATTTGTCAATTGAAGGAGAAATGAATCCTGATGGCTCTCCTGCGACTATTATTCAATTCGATGATTGCATGAAATATGGAGCGTTTGATCCAACCCCGGGAAGTACATATGGATATCGGTATATTCATAGTTCATATTGCTGCTTATATGGAGTAGATCCAAACTGTGTTGTCGTTCCAGACCCTACTCATCCCGGTACCAACCTTCAAGATTGCTCTCACAATCCGGATCCAGATTGTGGGTGCTACACAGCATTTGGTAATGTTAACGATTATAATCACATGGCAAGTATTGGCATTTGTGTTACATTCACAAATTGCAGATCTTCTACAATTAAAAATCTGGAAATAAATGGAAATGTAGATAACTACGCCGTTGGTGGATATTTTGCTGCTGATATGGCTGGAATAAATGCGGAAAGTACGGGAATACTAATTGATGGTGGATCCAATAATGTCGTGGAGAATTGTAATGTGCATCATTTCGGCCAGGATGGAATTGCTATAATCCAAAGAGCCACTAATAATACTTCATTAAATTTATCTGTTAGAGATTCAAAATTCGAATGGAACTGTAGAAATGGAGCGTCCTGGGATGGAGGAAGAGGATTGACTATGATTAATTGCGATTTTAATTACAATGGATTTGGTCCTTGGGGAGGAACTGCTCCAAGAAGTGGAATGGATGCGGAATATGAATCGGCGAATAGTATTGGAAGCATTTTGGGATATGGCCAATTTTCAAACTGCAGATTTATTGAAAATAGAGCAGACGGATTTGTTGCAGATAAAGGAGGAACTTCTGATGAACCATTTGAACATGATTTGGAATTCTACAATTGCACATTTGTGAGTGGGGCCTTTGTCGATGGAAATGGAAATTACATTTCCGGACAATCCGTTCGTCCGGATTCCAGATCAATGTTATTTAAATGTTGTGACTTTTATGGCTGGATAAATGAGATATATAATGATAGAAGTGTAAAGGCTTACAATAACAAAGGACCTGGAACCAAATTTTTTCAATGCACTTTTAATGAATCTTATACAGAGCCCAATGGTATAACCTATTCACATTCTAAGAACGGCGGAATTTGTGGCGGTTATGAACCAATGAATCCATTAATTGATATTTTGGAAAGAAAAAGAATTCTCTGGGATGGATGTACTTTTAATTCTAACCATTTTAGTAAGTGGATTCGAACAGAATTTTTAGTGGATGCAACAAATACTTCCTCGATAGCAAGAAGATATAATCGATTTAACATTATTCGAAACTGCCAATTTTATAAATATGGACCAGAAGTCTATGGAGGCAATTCTGATTATAATTGGTTGGGGCTACTTGATGGAGCAAATGTGATTAATATGCAGACCTTTTTACCTAGTCGATTAACTTCTTGTAACTGCAATCAAAGTTATTTAGTGAATTGCTATTATTTATTAATAAGAGATTATTGCTATGATCAAACAAGATTGAACATTATTGGCTATCCTGCATTCCCCTATACCATTCCAATGTTATATCAAAGAGTGGGTGGTGGAAGTTTGTGTCCGCCAACACCTCTTTCTTGTGCAAACTCTGGAGTACTTCCTCTTGAAACCGCACCTTTAGGTGACGGAAATGACCTTACATTATTTCCTTGTTACGATCAATTTCCTGGAATTAATTCTCCAATAATTTGGAATATTTATGGACC
- a CDS encoding ribonucleoside-diphosphate reductase subunit alpha, producing the protein MFVMKRDGRKEAVKFDKVTARIQKLAYGLSEHVDTFSVAQKVIEGIYDGVTTTQLDNLAAEIAASMTVRHPDYALLAARIAVSNLHKNTKKSFSETMKDLYEYIDPHTGKKAPLVADDVFEIIWNNRDLLDSTIIYDRDFGYDYFGFKTLEKSYLLKLYGKVAERPQHMIMRVAVGIHKNDLESVVETYNLMSERWFTHATPTLFNAGTPKPQLSSCFLLQMEDDSIDGIYNTLKNCAKISQSAGGIGLSMHNIRATGSYIRGTNGTSNGIVPMLRVFNDTARYVDQGGGKRKGSFAIYLEPWHADIFDFLELKKNHGKEELRARDLFYALWISDLFMERVEANGEWSLFCPNEAPGLDECYGEKFRELYTRYENEGRARRTVPAQELWFAILESQIETGTPYMLYKDACNEKSNQKNLGTIKSSNLCTEILEYTSPDEIAVCNLASIALPRFVINGKFDHQRLFEITYVITKNLNKVIDINYYPVEAARRSNMRHRPIGIGVQGLADAFILLRMPFDSDGARELNKEIHETIYYAAMTASKDLSKKDGPYETYEGSPVSQGIFQYDMWNVTPSPRWEWDVLKEEVKKYGVRNSLLLAPMPTASTSQILGNNECFEPYTSNIYSRRVLSGEFPIVNKHLLKDLVKLNLWNENMKNKIIAANGSIQNIPEIPEELKEIYRTVWEIKQRSLIDMAADRGAYICQSQSLNLFIQDANFAKLTSMHFYAWKKGLKTGMYYLRSKSAADAIKFTVDQSFLKQNQDAVDAANVLNVSKEEAFEQMACSLDNPEACEACGS; encoded by the coding sequence ATGTTCGTAATGAAACGCGACGGCCGGAAGGAAGCCGTTAAATTTGACAAAGTAACAGCACGTATCCAGAAACTGGCTTATGGCTTATCAGAACACGTAGACACGTTTTCTGTGGCTCAGAAAGTCATCGAAGGAATCTATGACGGAGTAACAACGACACAGCTGGACAACCTGGCTGCGGAAATTGCGGCTTCGATGACTGTTCGTCATCCCGACTACGCATTGCTTGCCGCACGTATCGCGGTAAGTAACCTGCACAAGAATACCAAGAAATCCTTCAGCGAAACCATGAAGGATCTCTATGAATATATCGACCCGCATACAGGAAAAAAAGCTCCTTTGGTAGCTGATGATGTTTTTGAAATCATCTGGAACAACCGCGATCTGCTGGATTCTACCATTATTTACGACCGTGATTTCGGTTACGATTACTTTGGTTTCAAAACACTGGAGAAATCTTACCTCCTGAAACTTTATGGTAAAGTGGCGGAACGTCCGCAACACATGATCATGCGTGTGGCTGTAGGTATTCATAAAAATGACCTGGAGTCTGTAGTGGAAACATACAACCTGATGAGTGAACGCTGGTTCACCCATGCCACTCCTACCCTTTTCAATGCCGGAACACCAAAACCACAGTTGAGCTCCTGCTTCCTTTTACAAATGGAAGACGACAGTATCGACGGTATCTACAATACCCTTAAAAACTGCGCGAAAATTTCTCAGTCTGCCGGTGGTATCGGTCTGAGCATGCACAACATCCGCGCAACCGGTTCCTATATCCGTGGTACCAACGGTACATCCAACGGTATCGTCCCTATGCTGCGTGTATTCAACGATACAGCACGTTACGTTGACCAGGGTGGTGGTAAACGCAAAGGTTCTTTCGCCATTTATCTCGAACCGTGGCATGCCGATATTTTTGATTTTCTTGAATTGAAGAAAAATCACGGTAAAGAAGAACTCCGCGCACGCGATCTGTTCTACGCGCTTTGGATTTCCGACCTCTTCATGGAGCGTGTGGAAGCGAACGGCGAATGGAGTTTGTTCTGTCCGAATGAAGCTCCGGGACTCGACGAATGTTATGGAGAAAAATTCCGTGAACTCTACACCCGTTACGAAAACGAAGGACGTGCACGCAGAACCGTTCCTGCACAGGAACTCTGGTTTGCCATCCTTGAATCGCAAATCGAAACAGGAACACCATACATGCTTTACAAAGACGCATGTAATGAAAAGAGCAACCAGAAAAACCTGGGAACGATCAAGAGTTCCAATTTGTGTACTGAAATTCTTGAATACACTTCACCTGACGAAATCGCGGTTTGCAACCTTGCTTCTATCGCTCTGCCTCGTTTTGTGATCAATGGAAAATTTGACCATCAGCGTTTATTCGAGATCACGTATGTGATCACCAAAAACCTGAACAAGGTTATTGATATCAATTATTATCCTGTTGAAGCTGCCCGTCGCAGCAACATGCGTCATCGTCCGATCGGTATCGGTGTGCAGGGACTCGCGGATGCGTTCATCCTTTTGCGTATGCCATTCGACAGCGACGGCGCGCGTGAACTCAACAAAGAGATCCACGAAACCATTTACTACGCGGCCATGACTGCTTCGAAAGATCTTTCGAAAAAAGATGGTCCGTATGAGACGTACGAAGGTTCTCCTGTTTCCCAGGGAATTTTCCAGTACGACATGTGGAACGTTACACCTTCTCCACGTTGGGAATGGGATGTATTGAAAGAGGAAGTGAAAAAATACGGCGTACGCAATTCACTGTTGCTTGCTCCGATGCCAACAGCAAGTACATCACAGATTCTTGGCAACAATGAATGTTTCGAACCATATACATCAAACATTTATTCACGACGTGTACTGAGCGGAGAATTCCCGATCGTCAACAAACATTTGCTGAAAGACCTTGTGAAGCTGAATCTCTGGAACGAGAACATGAAAAACAAGATCATCGCCGCGAATGGTTCCATTCAGAACATCCCGGAAATTCCGGAAGAGTTGAAAGAGATTTACCGTACAGTTTGGGAAATCAAACAACGTTCTCTCATTGATATGGCTGCTGATCGCGGTGCTTACATCTGTCAGAGTCAGTCATTGAACCTGTTCATCCAGGATGCAAATTTCGCGAAGCTCACATCCATGCATTTCTATGCCTGGAAAAAAGGACTGAAAACAGGAATGTATTATCTCCGTTCCAAGTCTGCAGCTGATGCGATTAAATTTACTGTAGACCAAAGCTTCCTGAAACAAAATCAGGACGCTGTGGATGCTGCGAATGTATTAAACGTAAGTAAAGAAGAAGCCTTCGAACAAATGGCCTGCAGTCTGGATAATCCGGAAGCCTGCGAAGCCTGCGGTAGCTGA
- a CDS encoding T9SS type A sorting domain-containing protein — protein sequence MVLDTGLVLSCFKPDISYNVSSNATPDLSDSIVQLPHISVSLTPDSLPAGLGPATFVTNLCNLVQVPLLNEIKMDMNIWPNPFMNDLHLNHQIHEDKRATPLNIEIYNSIGSLFLKQTVVQTDDIILHLEELPNGYYVLKCSDDRNLFVSPIVKQNFGFE from the coding sequence ATGGTATTAGACACCGGGCTTGTATTATCATGTTTTAAGCCGGATATATCCTACAATGTGTCATCAAATGCTACTCCCGATTTATCGGATTCAATAGTCCAGCTTCCCCACATTTCTGTTTCACTTACTCCTGACTCTCTTCCTGCAGGTTTGGGTCCGGCTACTTTCGTGACTAATCTTTGTAATTTGGTACAGGTACCATTGCTTAATGAAATCAAAATGGACATGAATATCTGGCCAAATCCATTTATGAATGATTTACACTTGAACCATCAAATACATGAAGACAAAAGGGCAACGCCATTGAATATTGAGATTTACAATTCAATCGGATCATTGTTTCTAAAGCAAACGGTGGTGCAAACTGATGATATTATTTTGCATTTAGAAGAATTGCCAAATGGCTACTATGTTTTGAAATGTAGTGATGATAGAAATCTGTTCGTGTCACCTATAGTAAAACAAAATTTTGGTTTCGAATAA
- a CDS encoding four helix bundle protein: MNPSELKIRIKKFTLECVAIVESLPPSKFNNVISNQIIRSACSVGANYRAACRSRSKAEFIAKIGIVIEEADESEYWLEMIEESLKKSTDQTTKLKNEASQLVAIFTASVKTAKASLQSKNQKSTI, from the coding sequence ATGAATCCTTCGGAATTAAAAATCAGAATTAAAAAGTTCACCCTCGAATGTGTTGCGATTGTTGAAAGCTTGCCCCCAAGTAAATTCAACAATGTAATCAGTAACCAGATAATTCGTTCTGCTTGTTCTGTAGGTGCAAATTATCGCGCAGCTTGTCGCTCAAGATCAAAAGCTGAGTTTATTGCCAAAATAGGAATTGTAATCGAGGAAGCAGACGAATCAGAATACTGGCTTGAAATGATCGAAGAGTCACTTAAAAAGTCTACGGATCAAACCACGAAATTAAAGAATGAAGCTTCTCAGTTAGTTGCAATCTTCACCGCTTCAGTTAAAACGGCAAAAGCATCATTACAAAGTAAAAATCAAAAATCTACAATCTAG
- a CDS encoding DUF3109 family protein, with protein sequence MLAIGNTLISEELLEKHFVCDLNACKGACCVKGDYGAPLEDDELEELDKVYDIVKPYLPETGIAAIEKQGRYLLYDKKEWVTPLVKGKECAYTVFEDGIAKCGIEKAFYDGKIKWKKPISCHLYPIRITKNKKTGIEALNYDRWSICKAACKLGDNLKVPVFKFLKESLTRRYGKKWYAELEFAAKEWEASRK encoded by the coding sequence ATGCTCGCAATCGGCAATACCTTAATTTCTGAAGAACTACTTGAAAAGCACTTTGTTTGTGACCTGAATGCCTGTAAGGGAGCGTGTTGCGTAAAAGGTGATTATGGTGCACCATTGGAAGATGATGAACTGGAAGAACTTGACAAAGTCTATGATATAGTAAAGCCCTACTTGCCGGAGACCGGAATCGCGGCCATTGAGAAGCAAGGCAGATATCTTTTGTATGATAAAAAAGAGTGGGTGACACCTCTGGTGAAAGGTAAAGAATGTGCTTATACCGTCTTTGAAGATGGAATTGCAAAATGCGGAATTGAGAAAGCATTTTATGATGGAAAGATCAAATGGAAAAAGCCCATCTCCTGTCATCTCTACCCTATTCGTATCACAAAGAATAAAAAGACGGGTATTGAAGCATTGAATTATGATCGCTGGAGTATTTGCAAAGCAGCGTGTAAACTGGGCGATAACCTGAAAGTTCCTGTCTTCAAATTTTTAAAAGAATCACTGACACGCAGGTATGGAAAGAAATGGTATGCGGAGCTGGAGTTTGCGGCGAAGGAGTGGGAAGCGAGCAGGAAGTAG